From one Actinomycetes bacterium genomic stretch:
- a CDS encoding heme o synthase codes for MLVLHADRFTGGGRRDPAESEPAPRRTAREAAGAYFLLTKPRIIELLLVTTVPTMFIAERGVPSPWLILATLVGGSLSAASANTINCYLDRDIDQVMARTARRPLPTHRVDPADALRFGVVLGVAGFVWLWATVNLLSAALATAAILFYVFVYTIGLKRRSTQNIVIGGAAGAVPVLVGWSAVTGTIEIPALVLFAIIFYWTPPHFWALSLKYREDYAAAGVPMLPVVRGPRETSHQILYYTLLLVAVTLLLYPAGQMGTIYLVAALTLGGVFVWRAAQLWRDASGQRAIRLFSFSNRYLALLFAAMAVDAVVRVRG; via the coding sequence ATGCTGGTGCTGCACGCCGACCGGTTCACCGGTGGCGGCAGGCGCGACCCGGCCGAGTCTGAGCCGGCCCCGCGCCGCACCGCCAGGGAGGCGGCGGGTGCCTACTTCCTGCTCACCAAGCCGCGCATCATCGAGCTGCTGCTGGTGACCACCGTCCCCACCATGTTCATCGCCGAGCGCGGGGTGCCGTCTCCCTGGCTGATCCTGGCGACCCTGGTCGGCGGCTCGCTGTCGGCCGCCAGCGCCAACACGATCAACTGCTACCTCGACCGCGACATCGACCAGGTGATGGCGCGCACCGCGCGCCGGCCGCTGCCCACCCACCGGGTCGACCCGGCTGACGCGCTGCGCTTCGGTGTGGTGCTCGGCGTAGCCGGCTTCGTATGGCTGTGGGCCACGGTGAACCTGCTCAGCGCGGCCCTGGCCACCGCGGCGATCCTGTTCTACGTGTTCGTCTACACGATCGGGCTGAAGCGGCGCTCGACCCAGAACATCGTCATCGGCGGGGCCGCCGGGGCGGTGCCCGTGCTGGTCGGCTGGTCGGCGGTGACCGGCACCATCGAGATCCCGGCGCTGGTGTTGTTCGCGATCATCTTCTACTGGACGCCGCCCCACTTCTGGGCGCTGTCGCTGAAGTACCGGGAGGACTACGCGGCTGCCGGGGTGCCGATGCTGCCGGTCGTGCGCGGCCCCCGGGAGACCTCGCACCAGATCCTGTACTACACCCTGCTGCTGGTCGCAGTCACGCTGCTGCTCTACCCGGCCGGGCAGATGGGCACGATCTACCTGGTGGCCGCCCTGACCCTGGGCGGGGTGTTCGTGTGGCGCGCGGCCCAGCTCTGGCGCGACGCGTCCGGGCAGCGGGCGATCCGGCTGTTCAGCTTCTCCAACCGCTACCTGGCGCTGCTGTTCGCGGCCATGGCGGTCGACGCGGTGGTGCGGGTCCGCGGCTGA
- a CDS encoding cytochrome c oxidase assembly protein, with translation MRPSPLRRAVPAVLAAGLVLLPTPALALNQVQPEPRFPEVLLAWQADPLFLALLAGSAALYLLGVRRVAELHPRNPWRPARTGAFLAGLAVLAVALLSPVATYDGTLFSVHMVQHLLLTMVAAPLLVLGTPVSLLVRAVGRRGHRKVMRVLHSAPVRLLTHPLLAWVGFAAVMWGTHFSGIYQAALENDAVHVAEHLLYLVAAVLFWWPAIGLDPSRWRMPHPLRVGYVFMQGPVNTFLALALYSSGRILYPHYASGRTWGPSPLDDQHLGGAIMWVAGDLLLLVATGLAIAAWMRNEDRVTARVDAELAAQRAARRAAAAAAGGPPPPQPDHQSPVAGERHRPAG, from the coding sequence ATGCGCCCATCCCCGTTGCGCCGCGCCGTCCCGGCCGTGCTCGCCGCCGGCCTGGTGCTCCTACCCACCCCAGCGCTCGCCCTCAACCAGGTGCAGCCCGAACCCCGGTTCCCCGAAGTGCTGCTCGCCTGGCAGGCCGACCCGCTGTTCCTCGCCCTGCTCGCCGGCTCGGCAGCGCTCTACCTGCTCGGGGTGCGCCGGGTGGCCGAGCTGCATCCGCGCAACCCGTGGCGGCCGGCCCGCACCGGCGCATTCCTGGCCGGGCTGGCCGTGCTCGCGGTCGCGCTGCTGTCGCCGGTCGCCACCTACGACGGGACGCTGTTCTCGGTCCACATGGTCCAGCACCTGCTGCTCACCATGGTGGCCGCGCCCCTGCTGGTGCTCGGCACGCCGGTCAGCCTGCTGGTGCGGGCGGTCGGGCGGCGCGGCCACCGCAAGGTGATGCGGGTGCTGCACTCGGCCCCGGTCAGGCTGCTCACCCACCCGCTGCTCGCCTGGGTGGGGTTCGCGGCGGTCATGTGGGGGACGCACTTCTCAGGGATCTACCAGGCGGCCCTGGAGAACGATGCCGTGCACGTGGCTGAGCACCTGCTCTACCTGGTCGCCGCGGTGCTGTTCTGGTGGCCGGCGATCGGCCTGGACCCGAGCCGCTGGCGCATGCCCCATCCGCTGCGCGTCGGCTACGTGTTCATGCAAGGGCCGGTGAACACGTTCCTGGCCCTGGCCCTCTACTCGAGCGGCCGCATCCTCTACCCCCACTACGCCAGCGGGCGGACCTGGGGGCCGAGCCCCCTGGACGACCAGCACCTCGGCGGGGCGATCATGTGGGTCGCTGGCGACCTGCTGCTGCTGGTCGCCACGGGGCTGGCGATCGCGGCCTGGATGCGCAACGAGGACCGGGTGACCGCCCGGGTCGACGCCGAGCTGGCCGCCCAGCGCGCGGCCCGGCGGGCCGCGGCGGCCGCCGCGGGCGGACCCCCGCCGCCCCAGCCCGACCACCAGAGCCCGGTGGCGGGAGAGCGCCACAGACCGGCCGGCTGA
- a CDS encoding septum formation family protein encodes MADDRGDDRGDDRGPNRPWTSPGRPAPGPDEPWSWAAPGTLPDPDVPTEPLGRPGDPGWPDPGLPGYPGWPDPGRPGDPRWPDHGWMGDPGSPDHGWAGAAGWRAHDPAAPTTALPRPAWGQPLPDDSWLAAPPRRSPGRTAVLVIVVLVGVLVVGSLASVGAYSLLRESGPTPAAAPPTTTPTIVTEPAVTEPSESPPASGAPTTGAGEKVGLGDVRTGDCYNEPEGAGDSVATVDVVPCQQPHDAEVYAIVPVNSRRLPSDDALDELGDRVCAARFRPYVGVPLRDSTLDFTFFTPTRESWEAGDRTIICALGDPDSDPVEGSMRGTRR; translated from the coding sequence ATGGCCGACGACCGCGGGGACGACCGCGGGGACGACCGCGGACCGAACCGCCCCTGGACTTCACCTGGGCGGCCGGCCCCGGGACCGGACGAGCCGTGGAGCTGGGCCGCCCCGGGCACCCTGCCGGACCCCGACGTGCCGACCGAGCCGCTGGGCCGCCCGGGCGACCCCGGTTGGCCCGATCCGGGCCTGCCGGGCTACCCCGGTTGGCCCGACCCGGGCCGGCCGGGCGATCCCCGCTGGCCCGACCACGGCTGGATGGGTGATCCGGGCTCGCCCGACCACGGCTGGGCGGGCGCCGCAGGCTGGCGCGCACACGATCCTGCGGCGCCCACCACCGCCCTGCCCCGCCCGGCCTGGGGGCAGCCCCTGCCGGACGACTCGTGGCTGGCCGCGCCGCCAAGGCGCTCGCCGGGCCGGACCGCGGTGCTGGTGATCGTCGTCCTGGTCGGGGTGCTCGTGGTCGGCTCTCTGGCCAGCGTCGGGGCCTACAGCCTGCTCCGGGAGAGCGGCCCGACCCCCGCGGCCGCACCGCCCACGACCACGCCAACCATCGTCACGGAGCCGGCCGTCACCGAGCCGAGCGAGTCGCCGCCGGCCAGCGGGGCGCCCACCACCGGGGCGGGCGAGAAGGTCGGGCTCGGCGACGTCCGTACCGGGGACTGCTACAACGAGCCCGAGGGGGCCGGCGACAGCGTCGCCACCGTCGACGTCGTGCCCTGCCAGCAGCCCCACGACGCCGAGGTGTACGCGATCGTCCCGGTCAACAGCAGGCGGCTGCCCAGCGACGACGCCCTCGACGAGCTTGGTGACCGGGTCTGCGCGGCCAGGTTCCGGCCTTACGTGGGCGTGCCACTGCGCGACTCCACCCTCGACTTCACCTTCTTCACCCCGACCCGGGAGTCCTGGGAGGCAGGGGACCGGACCATCATCTGCGCACTCGGCGACCCGGACAGCGACCCGGTCGAGGGCTCGATGCGCGGCACGCGCCGGTAG
- the coxB gene encoding cytochrome c oxidase subunit II yields the protein MRRAQHRAGHRARTAALVLAGIMVLAGCGSYPGVTEQSKHVYNLYNLLFVVAAIIFVLVEGAILWAAFRYRRTDDQLPPQFHGNNMLEIAWTVVPLLIVATLFWLSWQVLQKVDAQSKNPDVTVNVTGFQWQWQFTFQGEKVRVEEGQPPQDLTLRGTIARPPTIYLPVGQKIHFNLQARDVIHAFYIPQFLFKRDAIPGRTNSFEVTIDKPGSYSGQCAQFCGLQHNAMHFTVKAVSVAEYRDWIAKSVKQAESGCPNDPTPGQIAAKNVAFDKDCLAAKAGQAVQLKFDNQENVPHNVAFFKGGNAQAPNVFRGQVFNGPKTVTYQVPALSKGNYFYHCDVHPTAMQGKLVVK from the coding sequence ATGCGACGCGCGCAGCACCGAGCCGGGCACCGGGCCAGGACCGCGGCACTGGTACTGGCCGGCATCATGGTCCTGGCCGGTTGCGGGTCGTACCCGGGGGTCACCGAGCAGTCGAAGCACGTCTACAACCTCTACAACCTCCTGTTCGTGGTCGCCGCGATCATCTTCGTGCTGGTCGAGGGAGCGATCCTGTGGGCCGCGTTCCGCTACCGGCGCACCGACGACCAGCTCCCGCCCCAGTTCCACGGCAACAACATGCTCGAGATCGCCTGGACGGTGGTCCCGCTGCTGATCGTGGCGACCCTGTTCTGGCTCTCCTGGCAGGTCCTTCAGAAGGTCGACGCCCAGTCCAAGAACCCCGACGTGACCGTCAACGTCACCGGGTTCCAGTGGCAGTGGCAGTTCACCTTCCAGGGCGAGAAGGTGCGCGTCGAGGAGGGCCAGCCGCCCCAGGACCTGACCCTCAGGGGCACCATCGCGCGGCCACCCACGATCTACCTCCCGGTCGGTCAGAAGATCCATTTCAACCTGCAGGCCAGGGACGTCATCCACGCCTTCTACATCCCCCAGTTCCTGTTCAAGCGCGACGCCATCCCGGGCCGCACCAACAGCTTCGAGGTCACCATCGACAAGCCGGGCAGCTACTCCGGGCAGTGCGCCCAGTTCTGCGGCCTGCAGCACAACGCCATGCACTTCACGGTCAAGGCGGTGTCCGTGGCCGAGTACCGGGACTGGATCGCCAAGTCGGTCAAGCAGGCGGAGAGCGGCTGCCCCAACGACCCCACCCCGGGCCAGATCGCGGCCAAGAACGTCGCCTTCGACAAGGACTGCCTGGCCGCCAAGGCCGGCCAGGCAGTCCAGCTCAAGTTCGACAACCAGGAGAACGTGCCCCACAACGTCGCCTTCTTCAAGGGTGGGAACGCCCAGGCGCCCAACGTGTTCCGGGGTCAGGTCTTCAACGGCCCCAAGACCGTCACCTACCAGGTTCCTGCACTCTCCAAGGGGAACTACTTCTATCATTGCGATGTCCACCCGACGGCGATGCAAGGCAAGCTCGTTGTCAAGTAG
- the ctaD gene encoding cytochrome c oxidase subunit I, giving the protein MAITEARPEAGPAGSYGISPQRHPIMEWLTTTDHKKIGIMYLVNSFFWFSVAGLLAVFIRVELAEPGTQYFAEQQYNELFTMHGTTMIFLFVIPILAGFGNYIVPLQIGALDMAFPRVNALSFWMLPLAGIILFSGYLTGGAACAGWTEYPTVSLQPCGTGVGTDLWIVALLLIGTSSILGGVNFLTTIFNMRAPGMTMFRMPLFTWTMLVTSLLVLLATPVIASALVMLLIDRNLGGSFFDPAKGGITVLWQNVFWFYSHPAVYVMVLPGMGIISEVLPVFSRKPLFGYKAFVFATAGIGALGFSVWAHHMFTTGTVLLPFFSIMTFLIAVPTGVKFFNWIATLWKGKIWFTTANLFAFGFLSMFLIGGIDGVFLASPPVDFALHDTYWVIAHIHYVLFGGSVFAVYAGMYYWFPKFTGKRLNEGLGKLHFWLQMIGFNLTFMPMHVLGLLGMPRRISDYIPFTDWTGLNQLQTVGSLLIAVSTAPFLANVWLTLRRKDRDPENPWDANTLEWWTTSPPPAHNFDSLPEIHSERPLFDAQHADELTVHADATTTGAR; this is encoded by the coding sequence ATGGCCATCACTGAGGCGCGGCCGGAGGCAGGCCCTGCCGGCTCGTACGGGATCAGCCCGCAGCGCCACCCGATCATGGAGTGGCTGACCACCACCGACCACAAGAAGATCGGGATCATGTACCTGGTGAACTCGTTCTTCTGGTTCTCGGTGGCGGGCCTGCTGGCGGTGTTCATCCGCGTCGAGCTGGCCGAGCCGGGTACCCAGTACTTCGCCGAGCAGCAGTACAACGAGCTGTTCACCATGCACGGGACGACGATGATCTTCCTGTTCGTCATCCCGATCCTGGCCGGCTTCGGGAACTACATCGTGCCGCTGCAGATCGGCGCCCTCGACATGGCGTTCCCGCGGGTCAACGCGCTGTCGTTCTGGATGCTGCCACTGGCCGGGATCATCCTGTTCTCCGGCTACCTCACCGGCGGGGCGGCCTGCGCCGGCTGGACCGAGTACCCGACCGTGTCGCTGCAGCCCTGCGGCACCGGCGTCGGCACCGACCTGTGGATCGTGGCGCTGCTGCTGATCGGCACCTCGTCGATCCTCGGGGGGGTCAACTTCCTCACCACCATCTTCAACATGCGGGCGCCCGGCATGACGATGTTCCGGATGCCCCTGTTCACCTGGACGATGCTGGTCACCTCGCTGCTGGTGCTGCTCGCCACCCCGGTGATCGCCAGCGCGCTGGTGATGCTGCTGATCGACCGGAACCTCGGCGGGTCGTTCTTCGACCCGGCCAAGGGCGGCATCACGGTGCTGTGGCAGAACGTCTTCTGGTTCTACTCCCACCCCGCCGTGTACGTGATGGTGCTGCCCGGCATGGGCATCATCTCCGAGGTCCTGCCCGTGTTCTCGCGCAAGCCGCTGTTCGGCTACAAGGCGTTCGTGTTCGCCACCGCCGGCATCGGCGCGCTCGGGTTCAGCGTCTGGGCCCACCACATGTTCACCACCGGCACGGTGCTGCTGCCGTTCTTCAGCATCATGACCTTCCTGATCGCGGTCCCCACCGGGGTGAAGTTCTTCAACTGGATCGCCACCCTGTGGAAGGGCAAGATCTGGTTCACGACCGCGAACCTGTTCGCGTTCGGGTTCCTCTCCATGTTCCTGATCGGCGGGATCGACGGCGTGTTCCTGGCCTCCCCGCCGGTCGACTTCGCCCTCCACGACACCTACTGGGTGATCGCCCACATCCACTACGTGCTGTTCGGCGGCAGCGTGTTCGCCGTGTACGCGGGGATGTACTACTGGTTCCCCAAGTTCACCGGCAAGCGCCTGAACGAGGGCCTTGGGAAGCTGCACTTCTGGCTCCAGATGATCGGCTTCAACCTGACCTTCATGCCGATGCACGTGCTCGGCCTGCTCGGCATGCCCCGCCGCATCTCCGACTACATCCCCTTCACCGACTGGACCGGGCTGAACCAGCTCCAGACCGTCGGGTCCCTGCTGATCGCGGTCTCCACCGCGCCGTTCCTGGCCAACGTCTGGCTGACGCTGCGCCGCAAGGACCGCGACCCGGAGAACCCGTGGGACGCCAACACCCTCGAGTGGTGGACGACCTCGCCCCCGCCGGCCCACAACTTCGACAGCCTGCCCGAGATCCACTCCGAGCGGCCCCTGTTCGACGCCCAGCACGCCGACGAGCTGACCGTCCACGCCGACGCGACCACGACTGGAGCACGCTGA
- a CDS encoding cytochrome c oxidase subunit 3: MAVADAAVRETPTGPGHERTGGISSSLLGMVLFIASEVMFFGGLFGAYFTLRTAAPEWPPPGTPELNKLYALGLTAVLVSSSVTMQLGVFAIRRNDQKWLVRWLAITLVLGALFLMGQANEYHILFTEGTTLRSGVFGSTFFTLTGFHGAHVFGGAAFILIVLLRARSGQFTARYHDTVEMASYYWHFVDVVWLGLVTTIYLLSQ, from the coding sequence ATGGCCGTAGCCGACGCCGCAGTCCGCGAGACCCCGACCGGTCCCGGCCACGAGCGCACCGGCGGGATCAGCTCCTCCCTGCTCGGTATGGTGCTGTTCATCGCCTCCGAGGTCATGTTCTTCGGCGGCCTGTTCGGGGCCTACTTCACCCTCCGGACCGCGGCGCCCGAGTGGCCGCCGCCCGGCACCCCCGAGCTGAACAAGCTGTACGCGCTCGGGCTGACCGCGGTACTGGTCTCCTCGAGCGTCACGATGCAGCTCGGCGTGTTCGCCATCCGCAGGAACGACCAGAAGTGGCTGGTCCGCTGGCTGGCCATCACCCTGGTCCTCGGCGCCCTCTTCCTCATGGGCCAGGCCAACGAGTACCACATCCTGTTCACGGAGGGCACGACACTGCGCAGCGGCGTGTTCGGCTCCACCTTCTTCACCCTCACCGGGTTCCACGGGGCGCACGTGTTCGGCGGCGCCGCGTTCATCCTCATCGTGCTGCTGCGGGCCCGCTCGGGCCAGTTCACCGCCCGGTACCACGACACCGTCGAGATGGCCTCCTACTACTGGCACTTCGTCGACGTCGTGTGGCTCGGCCTGGTCACCACCATCTACCTTCTGAGCCAGTAG
- a CDS encoding nuclear transport factor 2 family protein, whose amino-acid sequence MNAAARLFFLMGTFGVTAGLIYYFAWQHPEPAGFALLMAFFIACLFIGALLWTASPANRRRVPAPDTGLPGSASQERGAADEHGFIHHMPPTIAPAVYALAAAVILAAVVYRDKVKLLGLWGVALGLLLFLAATALWYRAIAVDTRAKLHGGPHGAERGVAVPPGGAPAVPTGPPGPANYFEQVREAFEVGDPDWAADAYAPDAVYYEPANPPHEGRDAIRAYLNDLLKGHPGLRYEVKRMGADDHTAIVEWTWSFRRDGRRVTDQPGVSVIQVGEHGITYHRDYL is encoded by the coding sequence GTGAACGCAGCCGCGCGCCTGTTCTTCCTCATGGGGACGTTCGGCGTCACCGCCGGGCTCATCTACTACTTCGCCTGGCAACACCCTGAGCCAGCCGGGTTCGCCCTGCTCATGGCGTTCTTCATCGCCTGCCTGTTCATCGGTGCGCTGCTGTGGACGGCCAGCCCGGCCAACCGGCGGCGGGTCCCGGCGCCCGACACCGGGCTGCCCGGGTCGGCCAGCCAGGAGCGCGGCGCGGCCGACGAGCACGGGTTCATCCACCACATGCCGCCCACCATCGCCCCGGCGGTCTACGCGCTGGCCGCCGCCGTCATCCTGGCCGCGGTGGTGTACCGGGACAAGGTGAAGCTGCTCGGCCTGTGGGGTGTCGCCCTGGGGCTGCTGCTGTTCCTGGCCGCCACCGCGCTGTGGTACCGGGCGATCGCGGTCGACACCCGGGCCAAGCTCCACGGCGGCCCCCACGGCGCCGAGCGCGGCGTGGCGGTCCCGCCCGGCGGCGCCCCGGCCGTCCCCACCGGGCCGCCCGGGCCGGCCAACTACTTCGAGCAGGTCCGGGAGGCGTTCGAGGTCGGCGACCCGGACTGGGCGGCCGACGCCTACGCCCCCGACGCCGTCTACTACGAGCCGGCCAACCCGCCCCACGAGGGGCGCGACGCCATCCGCGCCTACCTCAACGACCTGCTCAAGGGACACCCGGGCCTGCGCTACGAGGTCAAGCGCATGGGCGCCGACGACCACACCGCGATCGTCGAGTGGACCTGGTCGTTCCGGCGCGACGGCCGGCGCGTCACCGACCAGCCCGGGGTCAGCGTCATCCAGGTCGGCGAGCACGGCATCACCTACCACCGCGACTATCTCTAG
- a CDS encoding TlpA disulfide reductase family protein — translation MAVAPPPEPDGTAPPKRWRWGPPRRPALLAAVLLLPVGAGFAVLALERRPDPSTGAAATRLSPVPTVQTYPAGTNAPDLRLTTLDGGTVRLAALKGRPVVVNFWASWCKPCARELPLLADARAAHRADGLALVGVLAASDRPGAARRFAARHGATWPTGLDPGPGPSGPTMTAYGVTGLPETFFVRRDGTLASRQLGELTQASLARQLAAILPP, via the coding sequence GTGGCCGTGGCCCCGCCGCCCGAGCCCGACGGCACCGCCCCGCCGAAGCGGTGGCGGTGGGGACCGCCCAGGCGGCCCGCGCTCCTGGCGGCCGTCCTGCTGCTCCCGGTCGGCGCCGGGTTCGCGGTCCTCGCCCTGGAGCGGCGGCCGGACCCGTCCACCGGTGCCGCGGCCACCCGCCTCTCCCCCGTCCCCACCGTGCAGACCTACCCTGCCGGGACGAACGCGCCCGACCTGCGGCTCACCACGCTGGACGGCGGCACCGTGCGCCTGGCCGCGCTCAAGGGCCGGCCGGTCGTGGTCAACTTCTGGGCCTCCTGGTGCAAGCCCTGCGCCAGGGAGCTCCCGCTGCTCGCCGACGCCCGGGCCGCCCACCGCGCGGACGGGCTCGCGCTCGTCGGCGTGCTCGCGGCCAGCGACCGGCCCGGCGCGGCCCGCCGGTTCGCCGCCCGCCACGGCGCCACCTGGCCGACCGGCCTCGATCCCGGCCCCGGCCCGTCCGGCCCGACCATGACCGCCTACGGCGTCACCGGACTACCGGAGACGTTCTTCGTGCGCCGCGACGGCACCCTCGCCTCCCGCCAGCTCGGGGAGCTCACCCAGGCCAGCCTCGCCCGCCAGCTCGCTGCGATCCTCCCCCCGTAG
- a CDS encoding sulfite oxidase, translating to MDRPATGELPPGVTASEQITREELQLATRNHGMPLEALRWPVTPVGLHYLLVHYDVPVVDPATWRLELGGRVSRARSFTLDELRARQAVTRLVTMECAGNGRARLSPRAVSQPWLLEAVGTAEWTGTPLWPLLEQAGVADDAVEVVFSGLDRGVEGGVEQHYERSLPLAEARRADVLLAWAVNGQPLPPQHGFPLRLLVPGWYGMTSVKWLSRVTVSAEPFLGYQQVRAYRYRRAADDGGEPVTRIAPRSLMAPPGIPDFLTRRRFLEPGPCRLEGRAWSGWGPVVRVEVSVDGGRTWDPAELAAPPAPHAWQGWSYRWEPAAPGDYELCCRAADATGREQPAEPPWNLGGYAGNHPQRVQVTVRSPAGP from the coding sequence ATGGACCGTCCGGCAACCGGGGAGCTGCCCCCTGGCGTGACCGCCTCCGAGCAGATCACCCGCGAGGAGCTGCAGCTCGCGACCCGTAACCACGGCATGCCGCTGGAGGCGCTGCGCTGGCCGGTGACCCCGGTCGGGCTGCACTACCTGCTGGTCCACTACGACGTACCGGTGGTCGACCCGGCCACGTGGCGGCTCGAGCTGGGCGGGAGGGTGAGCCGGGCCCGCTCGTTCACCCTCGACGAGCTCCGGGCCCGCCAAGCGGTGACCCGCCTGGTGACGATGGAGTGCGCCGGCAACGGCCGGGCCCGGTTGTCGCCCCGTGCGGTGAGCCAGCCGTGGCTGCTGGAGGCGGTGGGAACGGCGGAGTGGACCGGGACGCCGCTGTGGCCGCTGCTGGAGCAGGCCGGTGTGGCCGACGACGCGGTCGAGGTGGTGTTCAGCGGGCTCGACCGGGGGGTGGAGGGCGGGGTCGAGCAGCATTACGAGCGCAGCCTCCCGCTCGCCGAGGCGCGGCGCGCCGACGTGCTGCTCGCCTGGGCCGTCAACGGGCAGCCGCTGCCACCTCAGCACGGCTTCCCGCTGCGCCTGCTGGTCCCCGGCTGGTATGGCATGACGAGCGTGAAGTGGCTGTCGCGGGTCACGGTCAGCGCCGAGCCGTTCCTCGGCTACCAGCAGGTCCGTGCCTACCGGTACCGCCGCGCCGCCGACGACGGGGGCGAGCCGGTCACCCGGATCGCGCCCCGGTCGCTCATGGCGCCGCCGGGCATCCCGGACTTCCTGACCCGGCGGCGCTTCCTCGAGCCTGGGCCGTGCCGGCTGGAGGGCCGGGCCTGGTCGGGCTGGGGTCCGGTGGTGCGGGTGGAGGTCAGCGTCGACGGCGGGCGCACCTGGGACCCGGCCGAGCTGGCCGCGCCGCCCGCGCCCCATGCCTGGCAGGGGTGGTCCTACCGCTGGGAGCCGGCGGCGCCGGGCGACTACGAGCTGTGCTGCCGAGCCGCGGATGCGACCGGTCGGGAGCAGCCGGCCGAGCCTCCGTGGAATCTGGGCGGCTATGCCGGCAACCACCCCCAGCGGGTGCAGGTCACGGTGAGGTCCCCGGCCGGGCCGTGA